One window from the genome of Deinococcus sp. NW-56 encodes:
- a CDS encoding LptA/OstA family protein, giving the protein MKKRTALILALAVTPVLAQTAAEKRIINIQGAPRGDLRNGPLTFTGSPVKATVSSLQIQAKQATLAAPAGTPLTNAKGKRTANFSDDITVSRGRLTAKGDRLAYSEASGQGVMSGNARATFVPDDKSNGDTVTITAGQMSLDVDNNVSTSTGNVTLKNGIQSGKADKLVFDEDRELAQLTGSPTLTRAAKGNQKELTMTGQEVRARTAEKTLYVRGGVRLVQGTLTTTGNAVYYDDKKNVAYVVGNAVSTDSKTKVTVRAPASGALEQRTDLGRVRALNTAYKIPTEQFKLRGE; this is encoded by the coding sequence ATGAAGAAACGCACTGCCCTGATTCTGGCCCTCGCCGTTACGCCCGTGCTCGCGCAGACCGCCGCCGAGAAGCGCATCATCAACATCCAGGGAGCGCCGCGCGGCGACCTGCGCAACGGGCCGCTGACCTTCACCGGCAGCCCGGTCAAGGCGACCGTCAGCAGCCTGCAAATCCAGGCGAAGCAGGCCACCCTGGCCGCCCCCGCCGGAACCCCCCTCACCAACGCCAAGGGCAAGCGCACCGCCAACTTCAGCGACGACATCACCGTGAGCCGGGGCCGCCTGACCGCCAAGGGGGACCGGCTAGCCTACAGCGAGGCCAGCGGCCAGGGTGTGATGAGCGGCAACGCGCGGGCGACCTTCGTCCCCGACGACAAGTCGAATGGCGACACCGTGACGATCACCGCCGGGCAGATGAGCCTCGACGTGGACAACAACGTCTCGACCTCGACCGGGAACGTGACCCTCAAGAACGGCATCCAGAGCGGGAAGGCCGACAAGCTGGTCTTCGACGAGGACCGCGAACTCGCCCAGCTCACCGGCAGCCCCACCCTGACCCGCGCCGCCAAGGGCAACCAGAAGGAACTCACCATGACCGGGCAGGAGGTCCGCGCCCGCACCGCCGAGAAGACGCTGTACGTGCGCGGCGGGGTGCGGCTGGTGCAGGGCACCCTGACCACCACCGGCAACGCCGTGTACTACGACGACAAGAAGAACGTCGCGTACGTCGTCGGCAACGCGGTCAGCACCGATTCCAAGACCAAGGTGACCGTCCGCGCTCCGGCCAGCGGCGCCCTGGAGCAGCGCACCGACCTCGGCCGCGTGCGGGCGCTGAACACCGCCTACAAGATTCCCACCGAGCAGTTCAAGCTGCGCGGCGAGTAA
- a CDS encoding LptA/OstA family protein, which yields MTRRPLLLTLTLLLGAAFPAASLAQETPPAAPPTQSPPAEPQAPAQPPETTEPQDAAPAEPGAETSSLELVRRGDDGQERRIRIVRTGTDDTSGVFVICSPLDDEPEGSPNVAVFSETGPGGVQITIDQNVIRVPFALVTQRPAAEGEGSDGRVEASAGTARFLDEVPEGRTDRLSRCGVETAPKPAPDTVLVTQGRTELKGQKLVYDETDGIARIDGPITFTRPGDDGPLTGQSKRIEVEVDTEKTVLIGAVVLNSPDGRVSRAARVEYDDEANLARLIGTAEQPAESTLRGDVLRAGELLYDLERNEVVARAPEGGTITGEFQDGEETSAPTTAPRTP from the coding sequence GTGACCCGCCGCCCCCTGCTGCTGACGCTGACCCTGCTGCTGGGGGCGGCCTTCCCGGCCGCGTCCCTCGCGCAGGAGACGCCTCCCGCCGCGCCGCCCACGCAGAGCCCGCCCGCCGAGCCCCAGGCACCGGCACAGCCGCCCGAAACCACCGAGCCACAGGACGCCGCGCCCGCTGAGCCGGGGGCCGAGACGTCCAGCCTGGAACTCGTGCGGCGGGGCGACGACGGGCAGGAGCGGCGCATCCGCATCGTGCGGACGGGGACCGACGACACCAGCGGGGTCTTCGTGATTTGCAGTCCGCTCGACGATGAACCGGAAGGGTCGCCCAATGTCGCGGTCTTTTCCGAGACGGGGCCGGGCGGGGTGCAGATCACCATCGACCAGAACGTGATTCGCGTGCCCTTCGCCCTGGTCACCCAGCGCCCCGCCGCTGAGGGGGAGGGGAGCGACGGCCGGGTGGAGGCCAGCGCCGGAACCGCCCGTTTTCTGGACGAGGTGCCAGAGGGCAGGACCGACCGCCTCAGCCGCTGCGGGGTGGAGACCGCGCCCAAGCCCGCGCCCGACACCGTGCTTGTCACCCAGGGCCGCACCGAGCTCAAGGGCCAGAAGCTCGTCTACGACGAGACAGACGGCATCGCCCGCATCGACGGCCCGATCACCTTCACCCGCCCCGGCGACGACGGCCCCCTGACCGGCCAGAGCAAGCGTATCGAGGTCGAGGTGGACACCGAGAAGACCGTGCTGATCGGCGCGGTGGTCCTGAACAGCCCCGACGGCCGCGTGAGCCGCGCCGCCCGCGTGGAGTACGACGACGAGGCCAACCTCGCCCGCCTGATCGGCACCGCCGAGCAGCCCGCCGAGAGCACCCTGCGCGGGGACGTGCTGCGGGCCGGGGAACTCCTGTACGACCTCGAACGCAACGAGGTGGTGGCCCGCGCCCCGGAGGGCGGCACCATCACCGGGGAGTTTCAGGACGGCGAGGAAACCTCCGCCCCCACGACAGCGCCCCGAACGCCCTGA
- a CDS encoding alpha/beta fold hydrolase, translating into MASGLREQGGGEPALVLLSGLGDPAAWWWTVPAPEEARPHWRGLEGDPRPGIAPALAEWTRVVTYDRAGVGSRPLPAHPHTWADVYTELDGVLDSLQSPHLPILVGHSLGGMIASTYARRRPGRVGGLVLLDPTPPPLTAPPPTLLPEPLALTPFGPEEVAPGALGNLPLLLIAPDRPTTPAEAPGRTQEQLDARFHTRRARHLEWLTLSGRSRAVWVDHPGHYVHLEQPEVVVGAIRAFWRELA; encoded by the coding sequence GTGGCCTCTGGGCTGCGGGAGCAGGGAGGGGGTGAACCCGCCCTCGTCCTCCTCTCCGGCCTGGGTGACCCCGCCGCGTGGTGGTGGACGGTCCCGGCGCCGGAGGAAGCGCGGCCACACTGGCGAGGACTGGAGGGCGACCCCCGGCCCGGCATTGCCCCCGCCCTCGCGGAATGGACGCGGGTCGTGACCTATGACCGGGCGGGCGTAGGCAGCCGCCCCCTTCCGGCCCACCCTCACACCTGGGCCGACGTGTATACGGAGCTGGACGGCGTACTGGACAGCCTCCAGTCCCCGCATCTGCCCATCCTGGTGGGCCACTCGCTTGGTGGGATGATCGCTTCCACCTACGCCCGGCGGCGACCGGGGCGTGTGGGCGGCCTCGTGCTGCTGGACCCGACTCCACCGCCCCTCACCGCTCCACCGCCCACGCTCCTGCCGGAGCCGCTCGCGCTGACCCCGTTCGGGCCGGAGGAGGTGGCACCGGGGGCGCTGGGGAACCTTCCCCTGCTGCTGATCGCGCCGGATCGTCCCACCACGCCCGCCGAGGCACCGGGGCGCACCCAGGAGCAACTGGACGCCCGCTTTCACACCCGCCGCGCCCGGCATCTGGAGTGGCTCACCCTGTCGGGCCGCAGCCGGGCGGTGTGGGTGGACCACCCCGGCCACTACGTACATCTGGAGCAGCCGGAAGTTGTGGTGGGGGCGATTCGGGCGTTCTGGAGGGAACTGGCGTAA
- a CDS encoding L-lactate dehydrogenase — protein MKVGVVGSGLVGATAAYALTLRGSCSDLVLVDRDEARAQAEAQDIAHAAPISHGTRVSSGGYAALSGCRVVVVAAGANQQPGETRLDLLEKNAAIFRDVIPQVSQHAPDAVLLIATNPVDILTDLAGRLAPNQPVLGSGTVLDSARFRHLIAERAGVDATHVHGYVLGEHGDSEVLAWSTAAVAGLPVADFMRSRGLPWTPEVQEEVDTGTRDAAAAIIGGKRATYYGIGAALARIAEAILDDRRAVLTVSAPTPEYGVSLSLPRIVGARGVEATLTPVLTPQEREGLEASARVLRRGGEKVLG, from the coding sequence GTGAAGGTCGGGGTCGTCGGCTCGGGGCTGGTGGGGGCCACCGCCGCCTACGCCCTGACCCTGCGCGGCTCGTGCAGTGACCTCGTGCTCGTCGACCGCGACGAGGCCCGCGCCCAGGCCGAGGCGCAGGACATCGCCCACGCCGCGCCCATCAGCCACGGCACCCGCGTGAGCAGCGGGGGGTACGCGGCCCTCTCGGGCTGCCGGGTCGTGGTCGTCGCGGCCGGAGCCAACCAGCAGCCCGGTGAGACCCGCCTCGACCTGCTGGAGAAGAACGCCGCCATCTTCCGCGACGTGATTCCGCAGGTGTCCCAGCACGCCCCCGACGCCGTGCTGCTCATCGCCACCAACCCGGTGGACATCCTGACCGACCTCGCCGGGCGGCTCGCGCCGAACCAGCCGGTGCTGGGGTCGGGCACGGTGCTGGACTCGGCCCGCTTTCGCCACCTCATCGCGGAGCGGGCGGGGGTGGACGCCACCCATGTCCACGGCTACGTGCTGGGCGAACACGGCGACAGCGAGGTGCTGGCCTGGAGCACGGCGGCGGTGGCGGGGTTGCCCGTGGCGGACTTCATGCGCTCGCGTGGGCTGCCCTGGACGCCGGAGGTGCAGGAGGAGGTCGACACGGGCACCCGCGACGCCGCCGCCGCGATCATCGGCGGAAAGCGGGCGACCTACTACGGCATCGGGGCCGCGCTCGCCCGCATCGCGGAGGCCATTCTGGACGACCGCCGCGCGGTCCTGACCGTCAGCGCCCCCACCCCCGAGTACGGCGTGAGCCTCAGCCTGCCGCGCATCGTGGGGGCGCGGGGGGTGGAGGCCACCCTGACCCCGGTCCTGACCCCCCAAGAACGCGAAGGACTGGAGGCCAGCGCCCGAGTGCTGCGTCGGGGCGGGGAGAAGGTGCTGGGGTAG
- a CDS encoding universal stress protein, whose protein sequence is MTEPVFSPSDAGGQPFSRVLIGTDFSAAADHALAVARLRFPGALRRLVHVTDARVTATPDLMGGVTPAALDPTLLQTLESADGERLKTLAAPDEETELLVGDPVTGILDAAERWGADLILVGTHSRGALEHFFLGSSAEKLVARSPVPVLTVRVPGGTR, encoded by the coding sequence ATGACCGAGCCTGTTTTCTCGCCGAGTGACGCGGGTGGCCAGCCCTTCTCACGCGTGCTGATCGGCACCGACTTCTCGGCGGCGGCCGATCACGCCCTCGCGGTGGCGCGGCTGCGCTTTCCGGGAGCGCTGCGGCGGCTGGTGCATGTGACCGACGCCCGCGTGACCGCCACCCCCGACCTGATGGGCGGCGTGACCCCGGCGGCACTGGACCCCACGCTGCTGCAGACGCTGGAGAGCGCGGACGGCGAACGCCTGAAGACCCTCGCCGCCCCCGACGAGGAGACCGAACTGCTCGTGGGCGACCCGGTGACGGGCATCCTCGACGCCGCCGAGCGCTGGGGAGCCGACCTGATCCTGGTGGGCACCCACTCGCGCGGAGCGCTGGAACACTTCTTCCTGGGAAGCAGCGCCGAGAAGCTGGTCGCCCGCAGCCCGGTGCCGGTGCTCACCGTGCGCGTGCCGGGGGGGACCCGGTGA
- a CDS encoding 3'-5' exonuclease: MAAPPSSPAPDPPPRLAGLTQPIVFLDTETGGRDPRRHPLLTVGLVTLTPAGEVTRPLHLRVRHDTYDVEEEAMAVNGIDLIAHHAAAQPPEAVADAIRAYAAEVGRVMLGGHNFAFDLGFLRPLLPDLGSVFRRGQVDTKVTAQFLIHAGLLPRKVGTALDDLAAHFGIGYHAHDALEDARATAEVYAALLRLVRPPSD, from the coding sequence ATGGCCGCGCCCCCCTCCTCCCCCGCCCCCGACCCGCCGCCGCGCCTGGCAGGGCTGACCCAGCCTATCGTCTTTCTCGACACCGAGACGGGCGGACGCGACCCCCGGCGCCACCCACTGCTGACGGTCGGGCTGGTCACCCTGACCCCGGCGGGCGAGGTCACCCGGCCCCTGCACCTGCGGGTGCGCCACGATACCTACGACGTGGAGGAGGAGGCGATGGCGGTCAACGGCATCGACCTGATCGCCCATCATGCGGCAGCGCAGCCCCCGGAGGCCGTCGCCGACGCCATCCGCGCCTACGCCGCCGAGGTCGGCCGGGTGATGCTGGGCGGGCACAACTTCGCCTTCGACCTGGGCTTCCTGCGCCCGCTGCTGCCGGACCTCGGCAGCGTGTTCCGGCGCGGGCAGGTGGACACCAAAGTCACGGCGCAGTTCCTGATTCATGCCGGGCTGCTGCCGCGCAAGGTGGGCACGGCGCTCGACGATCTCGCGGCGCACTTCGGCATCGGGTACCACGCCCACGATGCCCTGGAAGACGCCCGCGCCACCGCCGAGGTCTACGCCGCCCTCCTGCGGCTGGTGCGGCCCCCGTCGGACTAG
- a CDS encoding DUF3105 domain-containing protein codes for MKRLLIPLALPLLLVACSGSSLEGVQTFDYKGGDHRTGSLVYAETPPAGGAHNAMWQNCGVYDQPLYNEYAVHSLEHGAVWVTYRPDLPASEVAALKELVDGRPYTLLSPYEGLSSPVVLSAWNAQLAVDSADDERLGTFLDKYEQGATAPERGAACSGGYGGTQ; via the coding sequence GTGAAGCGTCTCCTGATTCCCCTCGCCCTGCCCCTCCTGCTCGTCGCCTGCTCGGGCAGCTCCCTGGAAGGCGTCCAGACCTTCGACTACAAGGGCGGCGACCACCGCACCGGCTCGCTGGTCTACGCCGAGACGCCCCCGGCGGGCGGCGCCCACAACGCCATGTGGCAGAACTGCGGCGTCTACGACCAGCCCCTCTACAACGAGTACGCCGTTCATAGCCTCGAACACGGCGCGGTGTGGGTGACCTACCGCCCCGACCTCCCCGCGTCGGAGGTGGCGGCCCTTAAGGAACTGGTCGACGGGCGGCCCTACACCCTGCTCAGCCCCTACGAGGGCCTGTCCAGCCCGGTCGTCCTGAGCGCCTGGAATGCCCAGCTTGCGGTGGACAGCGCCGACGACGAGCGCCTGGGGACCTTCCTCGACAAGTACGAGCAGGGCGCGACCGCTCCTGAACGCGGCGCGGCCTGCTCGGGGGGGTACGGGGGCACTCAGTAA